The nucleotide sequence CACATCGGCGGAAACCGCAAGCGGTATATTTTTGAATTTATAATCGGCCCCCGCAGTAGGATAAAGCCCCAGGTTAAATCCCTTCCGGTCGTCGAAATTGGAAAAGGAATTGGAAGCCACAAGACCGCCGCCCACAAACCATTTCAATCCCGCAACAGGTTTTATATCGAAGTGATGCTGATAGGCAGCAGAAGCGGACACATTGGTCCATTTGTACGATCCGGCACTGTAAGGACGGATGCCCAGGTCGATTTCGAGTGCGGCCGCATCGGTAAGGAACGTTTTGTAAGCAGCTGAGGCGATATCGTAATAACCACTTCCAAGACGTAGTCCGATCGATTGTTTGTAGTCGCTTTGGGCAAAGATCGCAGTGGCGGCAAAAACGCTGACTGCAACGAATGTCAGTTTCAATTTCATAATTCAATTTTTTTGCAAAGCTAACAGAATCAATCACTTAAAAAATACCTGTTTTCAGGTAGTTTCAATTAGCCGACCCGTTTTGCGTCACCTGTTGCTGTTCCGCCCTGTGTGGCGCGGCCAAGGGGGTATGTGAGGTGACTGCCGCCGGGGACGGGCATATGCTCTTCTCTTCTTACGGAGTAGTTCCGGTTACGTATCCTTATTTGAATACCATGCAGCAGTGTGCTTTGCTTCGGTCCGGTGCAAGACCAATGGAGTTAGGTTTATTATTTTTTATTTTATTCAGATTTCTTTAATTTCAATTTGTGTACGTACACGTAAATGATGCGACACAGAGCTTTTTTCAGCGGAAAGAACGGGATGCGACGTCCGTCCGCGGGCTTTTTTTAACGGATGCAGCAACAGCGGCACCGGCAGCTCCTGCCGGCCGGCAATAGTGTAAGCATCAGAACCCGCCTGTACTTTGCTGCTGACAACTGCTTTTACACCATCATAAGCTCATTGCAGCCCGGGCCGGGAATGCCCTCCGGGTGCAGCAAAGGACACTGATATTTATTCAAACCCAGTAACAACAGGAACAATCAACCAGCGGAAATGAGAAAGACAACAGCAGCGGCAGATCGTGAGGAAAGGAGTGGGGCAACCAGCAGCGCGCCCATTACAGCAAGGATCTATGATTCCGGATTTGAAGATGCACACGATACGTATAATGCCCTTTCTGAAGGCAGTGACGGAAATATTTATTACGTATTATCGTCGCAGCAATATGATGCCGGGGGACGGTTCTATGTATACAATCCCAGGGAAGACGATATCCGGCTGATCGGTGACCTGACGGAATTATGCGGGGAAGGACAAGGCCAGGCCATTGCTCAGGGCAAAAGCCATGTAGCGTTCTATGAATCCGGAGACAAACTTTATTTTTCAACGCATGTGGGTTATTATGAACTAATAGACGGAATGGACCGGCTGCCACAGCATCCGCCTCCCGGCTACGAGCGGTACCCCGGCGGGCATATACTGGCTTATGATATGAGCAGTAATGAAACAACGGTACTGGCAACAATGCCGGATGGGGAGGGCGTCGTATCGATGGTAATGGATCCGCTGCGGGAGCACATCTTTTGCATTACCTGGCCTGCCGGTAATTTTATTTTCTATCGGGTAAAAACGGGCAGGCTGCTCAACAAGGGACGGGTGAATGCATCCGGTGAGAAAGGTATGCCCGGTGATGATTTCCGTTCTTTATGCCGGTCATTGTTTATAGATCCGCGCGATGGCAGGGTCTATTACTCCACTGCGGAGGGCGATATCTGCTGTTATGATGCAGTTGCAGATCGTATGTGGTCTGTCGGGGAGGCGGACCTGAAAAAAGATTATTTCGGGCAGTATGATTACCGGCAACCCGGCAGCATGTCCTATAACTGGCGCAAGATATTCTGGCATCCGGAGCATCAGGTAGCATACGGGATCCATGGAAACTCGGGATACCTTTTTTCATTTGATCCGGCGCTTAAACAGGTACAGCTGCACGACCGCCTGACCTCAGTACCATCGCAGCGCAGCGGCATGTTCGATCAGTTCAGCTATGGCTACCTGGGGTTTACACTCGGACCCGATCAAGAAACCATCTATTATTTAACAGGAGGACCGGTGTATGAGAACGGCCGGCTGTTGCGGGGTGCGGCATCGGTTACCAAGGGCGCTGCGCGGGGGGTGGAGAACCTGCACCTGGTTACCTATCATCTTTTATCGGGTCATTACACCGATCATGGGCCGGTATTTTATGAGAACGGAGAACGTCCGTTGTACGTGAATTCGATTGCTGTGGCCGGGGACGGGAATATCTATACCCTGGCGCGTATCAACCGCAATGGCAAACAGGTGACCGACCTGATCCGCTTTCGCAATCCCCTGTTTGCAGGAACCTGAAGCCGGGACAGATGGATTAAAAACCGGTATTTATCCCGGAAGGGCTGGAACAACAATAAAATAAACAGCGATGAGAACGTTTTTCCTGGTGCTATTGCTGCAGGTAGTTACCAATACCGGTGTTGCTGCACAAACAGTAAAAGCCGGCGTGGGACGTAAGGTCATTACGCCCGAAATGCCCTACTGGCTTACCGGTTATGCGGCACGCAGCAAACCTGCTGTGGAAAAAATTCACGATCTGTGGACAAAGGCACTGGTGATTGAAACGGATACCGGGAATAAAGTGGCGTTTGTGACCACAGATGTTTTAGGGCTTACGCCGGAGATACATACCATGCTGGTAAGCACACTTGGCGAGCGCTATGGATTCAGGGAATCGGATCTGGTGTTCAATGCGTCTCATACGCATTCAGGGCCCATGATATGGCCGTCCCTGGAAATGATCGGCGATTTTGATTCCTCCGCCATCGGGGCATTTGCAGCCTATAAAAAATTCCTCATCCGGCAGATCACGGGCGCCGTGGAAATGGCGATGGACAACCTGCTCCCTGCCCGGTTAAGTACGGGACACGGTACGGCAGCGTTTGCAATGAACAGAAGACAGCCGGTGAACGGGAAAATAATCAACGGCAAAAATCCCGGAGGAAATAAGGACCACGATGTACCGGTGCTGAAAGTAACAAATACATCAGGTGTTGTGCGGGCGATCTTATTCGGCTATGCCTGTCATAATACCACAATGGGCGGAGACAACTACCGGATCAGCGGCGATTATGCCGGGTTTGCCCAGCTGGACCTGGAACAGGCGTATCCGGGGGCTACGGCGCTTTTTTTTACCGGGTGTGCGGGGGACCAGAATCCGCAGCCGAGAGGTACGGTTGCGCTTGCAGAACAACACGGACGCGAATTATCCGGTGCTGTTAAAGCGGTGCTGGCGCACACCATGCGGCCGGTGGGCAATACCGTGAAATCGGCGATGCGTACCATTCCGCTCTCATTTGTGCCCTTTGATGTACGGAAGTACAAGGAAGAATTGGAAAAGGGGACCATTTTTGAACAACGCCGCGCCCGGCTGATGCTTCAGGCCTATAACAGAGGATGGGAGGTGACCCGCTACTGGTATCCTGTGCAGGTATTGCGGTTTGGAAAAGACCTGACCTTTATTTCATTGGGTGGTGAGGTGGTGGTAGACTATGCGCTGAGGCTAAAGGAAATGTATCCGCGCGAAAACCTGTTTGTATCCGGTTACTGCAATCATGTAATGGGATATATCCCTACCAAAAAGATATTGAAGGAAGGGGGCTATGAGGCCAATGAAAACCTGATCTATTACGGAATGCCGGGCCCCTTCCGTGAAGATGTGGAGGAAACGATTGTTTCAGCGCTCCGGCAGGTACTGCGCCGGCTGGGAGTAAAATAAAGCAACAATGAAATCCTGGCCCGGTCCTGCCCGGGAACCAGATAAATAACGGGCAGCAGCTCAAGGTTTCCGGCAACGGGGCATTATGGGGAGGCAGACCGGATCTTTTAAATGTGTTTTAAAACAGTACTATGGAATATTTCAACAGAAGAAAATTCATGAAAACGACTGCCGCGTCCATGGCCGGGATTGTCCTGCCGTTCGGGTCTCCGGCGGCAGTGGGAGACGGGCCGGGTACGCCCGCCGGCGTCAGCAAAGGATTCGACCTGATGCAGGAGGTGATGAAGTACCCCAAGCTGGATGCACATGTACATGTTTACCTGGGAAAGGCCGGCCCCGAGGACAACGTGCGTTTTTTTGAGCGACTGGGATTTACCCGGATGTTCATTTCCCGGCCGGTAACTGCAGGTATCGATTCGGGAAAAGGGACGCCCGACGAGTTCCGCCGCTCCAACGATATTGTATATCAGTGTGTAAAAAAATATCCGGATAAACTGACCGGAATGTTCACCCTCAACCCGGAACACGCAAAAGAGTCGCTGGAGGAGATAAAGAGAAGTGTGGACCGGGGTATGGTGGGATTAAAGGTCTATCACCAGGTAAAGATCAACAACCCGCTTTTTTATCCGGTGATCGAAAAGATGATCGATCTGAAGATGATCATTCTCATGCATGCAGAAGCCACATTGGGGGTCGCCGGTTACCGGATGAAATATGATAAAGGCATACGACCACAGGCCTCGCTTCCGGAAGATTTTGCGGATGTTGCAAAAAGATACCCGGAGGCCCTGTTCCAGTATGCCCATATCGGCGGCGGTACCGACTGGGAATATGCCTGCAAAATATTACGGCACAGTCCGAATGTATACCTGGATACCTCAGGAAGCAACAATGAAGAACATATGATCGATTTTGCCGTGAAGGAAGTGGGCATCGACCGGCTGCTGTTCGGGTCGGATAATATGTTTTACCAGAGCATTGGCAAGGTCCTGTGTTCCGGCCTGACAGATGCGCAGAAACGGAAACTGTTTTTTGAAAACTAC is from Niabella beijingensis and encodes:
- a CDS encoding neutral/alkaline non-lysosomal ceramidase N-terminal domain-containing protein, with product MRTFFLVLLLQVVTNTGVAAQTVKAGVGRKVITPEMPYWLTGYAARSKPAVEKIHDLWTKALVIETDTGNKVAFVTTDVLGLTPEIHTMLVSTLGERYGFRESDLVFNASHTHSGPMIWPSLEMIGDFDSSAIGAFAAYKKFLIRQITGAVEMAMDNLLPARLSTGHGTAAFAMNRRQPVNGKIINGKNPGGNKDHDVPVLKVTNTSGVVRAILFGYACHNTTMGGDNYRISGDYAGFAQLDLEQAYPGATALFFTGCAGDQNPQPRGTVALAEQHGRELSGAVKAVLAHTMRPVGNTVKSAMRTIPLSFVPFDVRKYKEELEKGTIFEQRRARLMLQAYNRGWEVTRYWYPVQVLRFGKDLTFISLGGEVVVDYALRLKEMYPRENLFVSGYCNHVMGYIPTKKILKEGGYEANENLIYYGMPGPFREDVEETIVSALRQVLRRLGVK
- a CDS encoding amidohydrolase family protein is translated as MEYFNRRKFMKTTAASMAGIVLPFGSPAAVGDGPGTPAGVSKGFDLMQEVMKYPKLDAHVHVYLGKAGPEDNVRFFERLGFTRMFISRPVTAGIDSGKGTPDEFRRSNDIVYQCVKKYPDKLTGMFTLNPEHAKESLEEIKRSVDRGMVGLKVYHQVKINNPLFYPVIEKMIDLKMIILMHAEATLGVAGYRMKYDKGIRPQASLPEDFADVAKRYPEALFQYAHIGGGTDWEYACKILRHSPNVYLDTSGSNNEEHMIDFAVKEVGIDRLLFGSDNMFYQSIGKVLCSGLTDAQKRKLFFENYNTILKKGGYHVDRL